A stretch of the Argentina anserina chromosome 6, drPotAnse1.1, whole genome shotgun sequence genome encodes the following:
- the LOC126798736 gene encoding probable prolyl 4-hydroxylase 7, translated as MDSRLFLALSLCFFSLSLFPHTSHSRARVQNLIDLKKTVGSVIKLKRGPSSTTFDPAHVSQLSWKPRAFLYKNFLTEEECDHLINLAKDKLEVSMVADNDSGKSIKSEVRTSSGMFLSKAQDEVVANIESKIAAWTFLPIENGEAMQILHYENGQKYEPHFDYFHDKANQELGGHRVATVLMYLSNVNKGGETVFPQAKVKTLQNKDEEVLSECAKNGYSVKPFKGDALLFFSLLPNATTDPNSLHGSCPVIEGEKWSATKWIHVRSFEKSIKMVHSGECTDENTNCATWVKAGECEKNPTYMVGSVDQPGFCRKSCKACSS; from the exons ATGGATTCTCGCCTCTTTCTCGCTCTTTCACTCTGTttcttctccctctccctcttccCTCACACATCCCACTCCAGAGCTCGAGTCCAGAACCTGATCGACCTCAAAAAAAC TGTGGGATCTGTGATCAAATTGAAGAGAGGCCCTTCTTCTACTACATTTGATCCGGCTCACGTCTCTCAGCTCTCATGGAAGCCCag GGCTTTTCTGTACAAGAATTTTCTGACTGAGGAGGAGTGTGATCATCTGATCAACCTG GCCAAAGATAAGCTGGAGGTGTCCATGGTGGCTGATAATGACTCTGGTAAGAGTATAAAGAGTGAAGTGCGGACGAGCTCTGGAATGTTTCTCTCGAAAGCTCAA GATGAAGTAGTTGCCAACATTGAGTCCAAGATTGCTGCATGGACTTTCCTTCCAATTG AAAATGGGGAGGCGATGCAGATACTGCATTATGAAAACGGTCAAAAGTATGAGCCACATTTCGATTATTTTCATGACAAAGCCAATCAAGAATTGGGTGGCCACCGAGTTGCCACTGTATTGATGTATCTCTCTAATGTCAACAAAGGTGGGGAGACAGTCTTTCCCCAAGCGAAG GTGAAAACACTTCAGAACAAGGATGAGGAGGTCCTGTCTGAATGTGCTAAAAATGGATATTCTG TGAAACCGTTCAAGGGTGATGCGTTGCTGTTTTTCAGTCTTCTTCCTAACGCAACAACCGATCCAAACAGTTTGCATGGGAGCTGCCCTGTCATTGAGGGTGAGAAATGGTCTGCAACCAAGTGGATTCATGTGAGATCCTTTGAAAAGTCAATAAAGATGGTACATAGCGGGGAGTGCACAGATGAGAACACAAACTGCGCTACATGGGTTAAAGCCGGTGAATGTGAGAAGAACCCTACATACATGGTGGGTTCAGTCGATCAACCCGGGTTTTGTAGGAAGAGTTGCAAGGCCTGCTCATCTTAG
- the LOC126798734 gene encoding transcription factor MYB35, protein MGRPPCCDKLNVKRGLWTAAEDAKLLACVSKHGVGNWTVVPKKAGLNRCGKSCRLRWTNYLRPDLKHDTFTPDEEEHIINLHKAIGSRWSMIAKQLPGRTDNDVKNYWNTKLKKKLKNIGIDPVTHKPISQILTDFGNITCLPHHTGNHFEPSLNNNLNTSTAFIPESDLSSGITELAYTNMVMMNPIMESHDHSSTSALPFGFLSHFQAMKQDDTVPLPPHFSNEVTSSCSSSSSPLATDLLSPQYHASAQVMAPSSSPFNWSEFLLQDPLSSTDQPKEEEVFHGLLSSPANPTVGNGIQSQSFEVGSSLAINGGPSLNINKNLANDHIASSALISFVDTILGQDSEIRTALFPELLDGSFDY, encoded by the exons ATGGGAAGGCCACCTTGCTGTGATAAGTTAAATGTGAAGAGGGGACTCTGGACTGCAGCCGAGGATGCAAAACTTCTTGCCTGTGTATCCAAACATGGAGTCGGAAATTGGACTGTGGTTCCTAAGAAAGCAG GATTGAACAGATGTGGGAAGAGCTGCAGGCTTAGATGGACTAATTACCTCAGGCCTGACCTCAAGCATGACACCTTTACTCCTGATGAGGAAGAGCATATTATCAACCTTCATAAGGCTATAGGAAGCAG GTGGTCTATGATTGCAAAGCAACTACCAGGAAGAACAGATAATGATGTGAAGAACTACTGGAATACTAAGCTGAAAAAGAAGCTTAAAAATATAGGAATCGACCCTGTAACCCACAAGCCCATATCTCAGATCCTCACTGACTTTGGTAACATCACTTGCCTTCCACATCACACCGGGAATCATTTTGAGCCCTCTCTTAACAACAACTTGAACACGAGCACTGCATTCATACCTGAGTCAGATCTATCTTCGGGGATCACAGAACTTGCATACACCAATATGGTGATGATGAACCCCATTATGGAGTCACATGACCACTCCTCTACTAGTGCTCTTCCCTTCGGCTTTCTGTCTCACTTTCAAGCAATGAAACAAGATGACACCGTGCCATTGCCTCCTCATTTTTCAAATGAAGTAACTTCCTCTtgctcatcatcatcttctcctCTTGCCACAGATCTATTGAGCCCGCAGTATCATGCTTCTGCACAAGTTATGGCACCATCTTCATCTCCCTTTAATTGGAGTGAATTTCTTCTACAAGATCCTCTTTCATCCACAGATCAACCTAAGGAAGAAGAAGTGTTTCATGGACTTTTATCGTCACCAGCCAATCCCACAGTTGGTAATGGAATTCAATCTCAGTCATTTGAAGTTGGATCTTCATTAGCCATCAATGGAGGTCCAAGCTTGAACATCAACAAAAATTTGGCTAATGATCACATAGCCTCTTCTGCCTTGATTTCATTTGTGGACACCATCTTAGGTCAAGATAGTGAGATAAGGACAGCATTGTTCCCTGAACTTTTGGATGGATCTTTTGATTACTAA